The Equus quagga isolate Etosha38 chromosome 2, UCLA_HA_Equagga_1.0, whole genome shotgun sequence genome has a window encoding:
- the LOC124236424 gene encoding granzyme B-like has protein sequence MQPLLLLLAILVSPGAEAEEIIGGHEARPHSRPYMAFVQFLVEEAKDGCGGVLVQQDFVLTAAHCWGSSIKVTLGAHNIQKQERTQQVIPVKEAIPHPDYNSKNFANDIMLLKLERRAKLTEAVWPLNLPRGTAQVRPGEVCRVAGWGRVAPNGRASDTLQEVELTVQQDQECESYLQKYNSTTQLCAGDPKEKKSSFKGDSGGPLVCKNVIQGIVSYGRIGGIPPQAFTKVSSFLPWIKKTMKGRALWQSG, from the exons ATGCAgcctctcctgctcctgctggccaTTTTAGTGTcccctggggcagaggcag AGGAGATCATCGGGGGACATGAGGCCAGGCCCCACTCTCGACCCTACATGGCATTCGTTCAATTTCTGGTTGAAGAGGCAAAGGACGGTTGTGGCGGTGTCCTCGTGCAACAGGACTTTGTTCTGACGGCTGCTCACTGCTGGGGAAG CTCAATCAAGGTGACCCTGGGGGCCCACAACATCCAGAAGCAGGAGAGGACCCAGCAGGTCATCCCTGTGAAGGAAGCCATCCCCCACCCAGACTATAATTCTAAGAACTTCGCCAACGACATCATGTTACTAAAG CTGGAGAGAAGGGCCAAGCTTACCGAAGCTGTGTGGCCCCTCAACCTGCCCAGGGGCACAGCCCAGGTGAGGCCCGGAGAGGTGTGCCGTGTGGCCGGCTGGGGGAGAGTCGCCCCAAATGGCAGAGCATCAGACACTCTGCAGGAGGTGGAGCTGACCGTGCAGCAGGACCAGGAGTGCGAATCCTACTTACAAAAGTACAACAGTACCACTCAGCTGTGTGCGGGGGACCCGAAGGAAAAGAAGTCTTCCTTTAAG GGAGACTCCGGGGGCCCTCTCGTGTGTAAGAACGTGATTCAGGGCATTGTCTCCTATGGACGAATAGGCGGGATTCCTCCACAGGCCTTCACCAAAGTCTCGAGTTTCCTGCCCTGGATAAAGAAAACCATGAAGGGGCgtgccctgtggcagagtggctaa